A part of Uloborus diversus isolate 005 chromosome 6, Udiv.v.3.1, whole genome shotgun sequence genomic DNA contains:
- the LOC129225315 gene encoding transcription factor cwo-like isoform X1, translating to MDTLSWEEPLAHRMKVERNLNFSTISNEEDEFGFSRKKSARDPMSHRIIEKRRRDRMNNCLADLSRLVPTNYLKKGRGRIEKTEIIEMAIKHLKHLQAHPCKDPGHCEVAKATEQDHKRQYRLGYQECMSETVRFMVESEGLFSGDGVCVRLINHLQKHYDKVAGGLCYTQALGLMVSEESKNSIHMEVENTNSCFPSESSPTGTMMSDSHRESPYPYENRKPELQELKQENEMNGLNSHPPICEESSPPVKVTSQLREMLQNPGVPKETSRCSSSNGNHPAVRNISPLLHPTPVTVTVTPSSNNDSIPKHEEGYYKFKNSIQHRFNADLRHNNPSSPTDSHASDRMSLPEEDHNNNNPKFHISEASPLRPSNLTHNGSDERLGHNGSGSLQPALLSNGHAFSHYSPNHSAPSELSVKIPERSHDGYSNPTYSAPPHWDSHAETASSCGSNPSPSPTAARSCNGSSSGYSTNGDNIPNGSKVKSSHSPVLSPYSHTPDRMSNRSPSPVQGPGVPIFALHPKGTFYVPLTIDSSLLIPYLIGSDDIAPVLHPISICINLSNHSMKVEKLNGATFHHRPHSSFIMEKFHDRLMYADRHPFYPCPVSPARNGCS from the exons GACCCAATGTCTCACCGAATCATAGAGAAGAGGCGTCGGGACAGGATGAACAACTGTCTTGCTGACCTGAGCCGCCTCGTGCCAACCAATTACTTGAAAAAG GGTCGTGGAAGGATTGAAAAGACGGAGATTATTGAGATGGCTATTAAACATTTGAAACACTTACAAGCTCATCCTTGTAAAGATCCAG gaCACTGCGAAGTGGCGAAAGCTACGGAGCAGGATCATAAGAGGCAGTATCGCCTCGGCTACCAGGAGTGCATGTCGGAGACAGTGAGATTCATGGTGGAGTCTGAGGGACTCTTCTCCGGCGATGGTGTTTGTGTCAGACTCATCAACCACCTGCAGAAACATTACGACAAAGTAGCTGGAG GTTTATGCTACACACAAGCCTTAGGCCTGATGGTTTCTGAAGAGTCAAAAAATTCTATACATATGGAAGTTGAAAACACGAACTCTTGCTTTCCTTCCGAATCTTCGCCTACTGGAACAATGATGTCGGACAGCCATCGTGAATCTCCTTATCCATACGAAAATCGTAAACCAGAACTGCAAGAGCTGAAGCAAGAAAATGAGATGAACGGTCTCAACTCTCATCCACCTATCTGCGAAGAATCATCTCCACCGGTTAAAGTGACCAGCCAACTTCGCGAAATGCTTCAGAACCCTGGAGTACCGAAAGAAACCTCACGGTGTAGCAGCAGCAATGGCAATCACCCTGCCGTCAGAAACATTTCACCCTTACTTCACCCAACACCAGTGACTGTGACTGTAACCCCCAGCAGCAACAATGATTCAATCCCGAAGCACGAGGAGGGGTATTACAAGttcaaaaacagcatccagcacagGTTCAACGCGGATCTGAGGCACAACAACCCATCCTCGCCTACCGACAGCCATGCGTCAGACCGGATGTCCTTGCCTGAGGAGGACCACAACAACAACAATCCCAAATTTCACATTTCCGAAGCATCTCCTTTGCGCCCAAGCAATTTGACTCATAACGGCAGTGACGAACGTTTGGGTCACAACGGTTCCGGTTCCCTGCAACCTGCTCTCTTGAGTAATGGTCATGCTTTCTCACACTATTCCCCTAATCACTCAGCCCCTTCAGAACTCTCAGTCAAAATTCCAGAAAGGAGTCATGACGGCTACTCGAATCCTACATACAGTGCCCCGCCCCACTGGGACTCTCATGCTGAGACCGCCAGTAGTTGCGGTTCGAACCCTAGCCCATCCCCCACAGCTGCAAGGTCTTGCAACGGTAGTAGTTCTGGATACAGCACAAACGGGGACAACATTCCAAACGGATCCAAGGTGAAATCAAGTCATTCTCCTGTTCTGTCTCCCTATTCACATACTCCAGACAGAATGTCGAATCGGAGCCCAAGTCCAGTGCAAGGACCTGGGGTTCCTATTTTCGCTCTCCATCCCAAAGGCACCTTTTATGTCCCACTGACAATCGACTCGTCACTTCTGATTCCTTATCTGATCGGCTCAGACGATATAGCTCCGGTGTTGCATCCTATTAGTATATGCATTAATCTCAGTAACCATTCCATGAAAGTCGAAAAACTGAATGGTGCAACGTTCCATCACAGACCACATTCTTCTTTCATCATGGAAAAATTTCACGATCGCCTCATGTATGCGGATCGTCACCCCTTTTACCCCTGTCCAGTGAGTCCTGCCAGAAATGGCTGCTCTTGA
- the LOC129225315 gene encoding transcription factor cwo-like isoform X2, translating to MSHRIIEKRRRDRMNNCLADLSRLVPTNYLKKGRGRIEKTEIIEMAIKHLKHLQAHPCKDPGHCEVAKATEQDHKRQYRLGYQECMSETVRFMVESEGLFSGDGVCVRLINHLQKHYDKVAGGLCYTQALGLMVSEESKNSIHMEVENTNSCFPSESSPTGTMMSDSHRESPYPYENRKPELQELKQENEMNGLNSHPPICEESSPPVKVTSQLREMLQNPGVPKETSRCSSSNGNHPAVRNISPLLHPTPVTVTVTPSSNNDSIPKHEEGYYKFKNSIQHRFNADLRHNNPSSPTDSHASDRMSLPEEDHNNNNPKFHISEASPLRPSNLTHNGSDERLGHNGSGSLQPALLSNGHAFSHYSPNHSAPSELSVKIPERSHDGYSNPTYSAPPHWDSHAETASSCGSNPSPSPTAARSCNGSSSGYSTNGDNIPNGSKVKSSHSPVLSPYSHTPDRMSNRSPSPVQGPGVPIFALHPKGTFYVPLTIDSSLLIPYLIGSDDIAPVLHPISICINLSNHSMKVEKLNGATFHHRPHSSFIMEKFHDRLMYADRHPFYPCPVSPARNGCS from the exons ATGTCTCACCGAATCATAGAGAAGAGGCGTCGGGACAGGATGAACAACTGTCTTGCTGACCTGAGCCGCCTCGTGCCAACCAATTACTTGAAAAAG GGTCGTGGAAGGATTGAAAAGACGGAGATTATTGAGATGGCTATTAAACATTTGAAACACTTACAAGCTCATCCTTGTAAAGATCCAG gaCACTGCGAAGTGGCGAAAGCTACGGAGCAGGATCATAAGAGGCAGTATCGCCTCGGCTACCAGGAGTGCATGTCGGAGACAGTGAGATTCATGGTGGAGTCTGAGGGACTCTTCTCCGGCGATGGTGTTTGTGTCAGACTCATCAACCACCTGCAGAAACATTACGACAAAGTAGCTGGAG GTTTATGCTACACACAAGCCTTAGGCCTGATGGTTTCTGAAGAGTCAAAAAATTCTATACATATGGAAGTTGAAAACACGAACTCTTGCTTTCCTTCCGAATCTTCGCCTACTGGAACAATGATGTCGGACAGCCATCGTGAATCTCCTTATCCATACGAAAATCGTAAACCAGAACTGCAAGAGCTGAAGCAAGAAAATGAGATGAACGGTCTCAACTCTCATCCACCTATCTGCGAAGAATCATCTCCACCGGTTAAAGTGACCAGCCAACTTCGCGAAATGCTTCAGAACCCTGGAGTACCGAAAGAAACCTCACGGTGTAGCAGCAGCAATGGCAATCACCCTGCCGTCAGAAACATTTCACCCTTACTTCACCCAACACCAGTGACTGTGACTGTAACCCCCAGCAGCAACAATGATTCAATCCCGAAGCACGAGGAGGGGTATTACAAGttcaaaaacagcatccagcacagGTTCAACGCGGATCTGAGGCACAACAACCCATCCTCGCCTACCGACAGCCATGCGTCAGACCGGATGTCCTTGCCTGAGGAGGACCACAACAACAACAATCCCAAATTTCACATTTCCGAAGCATCTCCTTTGCGCCCAAGCAATTTGACTCATAACGGCAGTGACGAACGTTTGGGTCACAACGGTTCCGGTTCCCTGCAACCTGCTCTCTTGAGTAATGGTCATGCTTTCTCACACTATTCCCCTAATCACTCAGCCCCTTCAGAACTCTCAGTCAAAATTCCAGAAAGGAGTCATGACGGCTACTCGAATCCTACATACAGTGCCCCGCCCCACTGGGACTCTCATGCTGAGACCGCCAGTAGTTGCGGTTCGAACCCTAGCCCATCCCCCACAGCTGCAAGGTCTTGCAACGGTAGTAGTTCTGGATACAGCACAAACGGGGACAACATTCCAAACGGATCCAAGGTGAAATCAAGTCATTCTCCTGTTCTGTCTCCCTATTCACATACTCCAGACAGAATGTCGAATCGGAGCCCAAGTCCAGTGCAAGGACCTGGGGTTCCTATTTTCGCTCTCCATCCCAAAGGCACCTTTTATGTCCCACTGACAATCGACTCGTCACTTCTGATTCCTTATCTGATCGGCTCAGACGATATAGCTCCGGTGTTGCATCCTATTAGTATATGCATTAATCTCAGTAACCATTCCATGAAAGTCGAAAAACTGAATGGTGCAACGTTCCATCACAGACCACATTCTTCTTTCATCATGGAAAAATTTCACGATCGCCTCATGTATGCGGATCGTCACCCCTTTTACCCCTGTCCAGTGAGTCCTGCCAGAAATGGCTGCTCTTGA